A single window of Priestia filamentosa DNA harbors:
- a CDS encoding GntR family transcriptional regulator, with translation MSIKTEGQHLYLQVIEQLKNQIEDGTYREREKLPSEFSLAKKLGVSRATLREALRILEEENVITRRHGVGTFVNTKPAFSAGIEQLSSVTDMILQGGMTPGTIFISSTTQALTDNDMKRFNCEEDEEILQVERVRTADGQPVIYCIDKVLQKHFKEPFVYSRESLLDALHERAGKFISYAVTKIVPLGYHDKVSPILQCDPETALLVLKQMHYDQNDEPILYSVNYFKADQFDFHVLRKRV, from the coding sequence ATGTCGATAAAGACGGAAGGTCAGCATCTATATCTGCAAGTGATTGAGCAGTTAAAAAACCAAATTGAAGATGGCACCTATAGAGAGAGAGAAAAGCTTCCTTCAGAATTTAGTTTGGCTAAAAAGCTCGGAGTAAGCCGAGCAACGCTTCGTGAAGCACTCCGTATTTTAGAGGAAGAAAACGTAATTACAAGACGACACGGCGTTGGAACGTTTGTAAATACAAAACCAGCTTTTAGCGCTGGAATTGAACAACTTTCAAGCGTAACAGACATGATTCTTCAAGGAGGCATGACGCCAGGAACGATTTTTATTTCCTCAACAACTCAAGCATTAACGGACAATGATATGAAGCGGTTCAACTGTGAGGAAGATGAAGAAATTCTTCAAGTTGAACGTGTTCGTACAGCAGATGGACAGCCTGTTATTTACTGTATTGATAAAGTGCTTCAAAAGCATTTTAAAGAGCCGTTTGTATATAGTAGAGAATCGCTGCTAGATGCGCTTCATGAAAGAGCAGGGAAATTTATTTCCTATGCGGTTACTAAAATTGTTCCGCTTGGCTATCACGACAAAGTGTCACCTATTTTGCAGTGTGATCCAGAAACAGCACTGCTTGTTTTGAAACAAATGCATTATGATCAAAATGATGAGCCGATTTTATACTCTGTCAATTATTTCAAAGCAGATCAATTTGATTTTCATGTTTTGCGAAAACGTGTTTAG